A single genomic interval of Koleobacter methoxysyntrophicus harbors:
- the sigE gene encoding RNA polymerase sporulation sigma factor SigE, translating into MYRLLLIRLLQRLKLLPKHPIFYIGGSEALPPPLTNDEENSLISKLEKGDSNVKTVLIERNLRLVVYIARKFENTGVGIEDLISIGTIGLIKAVNTFDPNKRIKLATYASKCIENEILMFLRRNNKIRVEVSFDEPLNIDWDGNELLLSDVLGTENDLIFKYIEEEVDRELLSLAMEKLSKRERNIMELRFGLKDGDERTQKEVADLLGISQSYISRLEKRIIKKLKREINRMI; encoded by the coding sequence ATGTATAGACTATTGTTGATTCGATTGCTGCAGAGATTGAAGTTATTGCCCAAACATCCAATATTTTATATTGGTGGAAGTGAAGCTCTACCTCCTCCCCTGACTAATGATGAAGAAAATTCCCTTATCTCTAAATTGGAAAAAGGGGATAGCAATGTAAAAACTGTCTTGATAGAAAGAAACCTGAGGCTGGTTGTATATATAGCAAGAAAATTCGAAAATACCGGGGTTGGGATAGAAGACCTTATATCAATAGGCACAATAGGCCTTATAAAAGCCGTAAATACGTTTGACCCTAACAAAAGAATTAAACTCGCTACATATGCATCAAAGTGTATTGAAAACGAGATTTTAATGTTTCTTAGAAGAAACAATAAAATACGGGTTGAAGTTTCCTTTGATGAACCTTTAAATATTGACTGGGATGGCAATGAACTCCTCCTTTCTGATGTTCTGGGAACTGAAAATGACCTGATTTTTAAATACATAGAAGAAGAAGTGGATAGAGAATTACTGAGTCTGGCTATGGAAAAACTGTCTAAAAGAGAGAGAAATATTATGGAGCTCAGATTCGGTTTAAAAGATGGGGATGAAAGAACTCAAAAGGAAGTCGCTGATTTATTAGGTATTTCTCAATCTTATATATCCCGTTTGGAGAAGAGGATTATAAAAAAACTTAAAAGAGAAATCAATAGAATGATTTAA
- the murC gene encoding UDP-N-acetylmuramate--L-alanine ligase — protein MIGSYNTIHFIGIGGTGMSGIAKVLFEMGYRITGSDIKESEATKRLKEMGVRIDIGHSYGNVGDADLVVVSTAIPEDNPELTEARDRGIPIVHRADILSKLMDMKKGIAVTGAHGKTTTTSMISLILEKNNFYPTVIVGGELNDIGGNATSGKGDYLVAEADESDGSFLKLNPKIAVVTNIENDHLDYYKSMENLNNAFIRFLMKIPEDGFAVLGIDNSNAAYVSNMVNIKKISFGIRNNADYMAENIEFNGLNSSFNVVYKGKDLGKMELSVPGLHNVYNALAAIAVSHQLGLNLKDIKRSLVTFRGVKRRFQIIGDFKDLKIIDDYAHHPTEIKATLEAAKQFTPKRLIAVFQPHRYTRTQNLYEDFGRAFSCADEVVITDIYGAGEKSIPGVSSELIINSLKENHSLVTYINNKDDIPAYLIDKIRPGDYVITIGAGDIWTVAYSLANKLRGKTA, from the coding sequence TTGATCGGCAGTTATAATACCATACATTTTATTGGCATAGGTGGAACAGGAATGAGCGGTATCGCAAAAGTTCTCTTCGAGATGGGTTATAGGATAACCGGTTCGGATATAAAAGAATCGGAAGCAACTAAACGTTTAAAAGAAATGGGCGTTAGAATAGATATAGGCCATTCATATGGCAATGTTGGGGATGCCGACCTGGTTGTTGTATCTACTGCTATACCCGAGGATAATCCTGAGTTGACAGAAGCCAGGGATAGAGGAATTCCCATTGTTCACAGGGCTGACATATTGAGTAAGTTAATGGATATGAAAAAAGGGATTGCTGTAACTGGCGCTCATGGAAAGACTACAACCACTTCTATGATTTCTTTAATCCTTGAAAAAAATAATTTTTATCCAACGGTAATAGTAGGTGGTGAATTAAATGATATAGGGGGCAATGCTACATCAGGTAAAGGAGATTATCTGGTTGCAGAAGCAGATGAAAGCGATGGTTCTTTTTTAAAGTTGAATCCTAAAATTGCTGTAGTAACAAACATAGAGAATGACCATTTGGATTACTACAAAAGTATGGAAAATTTGAATAATGCCTTTATTCGCTTTTTAATGAAGATACCTGAGGATGGATTTGCTGTCCTGGGGATAGATAATTCCAATGCAGCATATGTTTCAAATATGGTTAATATAAAAAAGATTTCTTTTGGCATAAGAAACAATGCCGATTATATGGCTGAAAATATTGAATTCAACGGGCTAAATTCTTCTTTCAATGTAGTTTACAAAGGAAAAGATTTAGGGAAGATGGAATTGAGTGTTCCGGGTTTGCATAATGTATATAATGCCCTTGCAGCTATAGCAGTCAGCCATCAATTGGGCTTGAACTTAAAGGATATTAAAAGGAGTTTAGTAACTTTTAGGGGCGTGAAAAGGAGATTCCAAATAATAGGTGATTTTAAAGACCTTAAGATTATAGATGATTATGCTCACCATCCGACTGAAATAAAAGCAACCCTTGAAGCAGCCAAACAATTTACGCCCAAGCGCCTAATAGCCGTTTTTCAACCTCATAGATATACCAGGACACAGAACTTATATGAAGATTTTGGCCGTGCTTTTAGCTGTGCTGATGAAGTAGTCATCACAGATATATATGGTGCGGGAGAAAAATCTATACCTGGGGTATCGTCAGAATTAATTATCAATTCCCTTAAAGAAAATCATTCTCTGGTTACTTATATTAATAACAAGGACGATATTCCTGCCTATTTAATAGATAAGATTAGACCGGGTGATTATGTCATTACTATAGGAGCAGGGGATATTTGGACAGTTGCTTACAGTTTAGCCAATAAACTCAGGGGGAAAACGGCATAA
- a CDS encoding cell division protein FtsQ/DivIB: protein MLLFELTKSGREWEGANLKKNGFSRLLFALLLIILILMVFYTPIFAIKNIIIKNNRVLSQKDIICYSNINIGDNIFKINKKQIKQNLLRNPWIQEVDLKRILPSTVIISVTEKKECAALYFLGSFIKIDSQGYVLEITQNLGKNSLPIITGIDLVSYSEGNKFQPKVAEKFELLIDFINLLDKYQMSEIVCELNLEDLNNIGIYFVEGIEARIGSYEKMDEKLYMLKGIIADVLKNNRKNGYIEMRGVHDPVFKSFD from the coding sequence ATGCTGCTTTTTGAGTTAACAAAAAGTGGACGAGAATGGGAGGGGGCTAATTTGAAAAAAAATGGATTTAGTAGACTATTATTTGCCTTGTTATTAATTATTTTGATATTAATGGTTTTTTATACTCCAATATTTGCTATAAAAAATATTATTATAAAAAATAATCGGGTACTTTCCCAAAAAGACATAATCTGTTATTCTAATATTAATATAGGTGATAATATTTTTAAAATAAACAAAAAACAAATAAAGCAAAACCTTTTAAGAAATCCATGGATTCAAGAAGTGGACTTAAAACGAATACTGCCTTCAACAGTAATAATATCTGTTACCGAAAAAAAGGAGTGTGCTGCATTATATTTTTTAGGGTCGTTTATAAAAATTGATTCCCAAGGATATGTATTAGAGATTACCCAGAATCTCGGGAAAAATTCCCTCCCCATAATTACGGGAATAGATTTGGTATCATACAGTGAGGGAAATAAATTCCAGCCGAAAGTTGCCGAAAAATTTGAACTTCTAATTGATTTTATCAATTTATTGGACAAATACCAGATGTCAGAAATAGTGTGTGAACTAAATTTAGAGGATTTGAACAACATTGGTATTTATTTTGTAGAGGGTATTGAGGCGAGGATTGGTAGTTACGAAAAAATGGATGAAAAATTATATATGTTAAAAGGCATTATTGCCGATGTTCTGAAAAATAACAGGAAAAACGGATATATAGAGATGCGGGGAGTTCACGACCCGGTCTTTAAATCTTTCGATTAA
- the murA gene encoding UDP-N-acetylglucosamine 1-carboxyvinyltransferase → MEKYIIKGGIKLNGTVRINGGKNASLPILAASILNRSLSIIHDVPVLKDISVMMEILQTLGADIVRKDRTVYINTEKIKTVEVPESLMRQMRSSIFLMGPLLSRYGKVRVSYPGGCEIGPRPVDLHLKGLALLGANIKERYGYIEAEAEQLKGTEIHLDFPSVGATENLMMAAVLAKGSTVIRNAAKEPEIVDLQNFLNGMGACIKGAGTDTIKIEGVQELSCVEHTVIPDRIAAGTFLIAGAITGGRVILKNIISEHLESIIAKLKEAGCKITSGEDSVTIEGSLPPKPIDVIRTLPYPGFPTDLQAPIMALMSIADGTTVLTETVFENRFKHVDELRRMGANIKINGHTAIIKGVETLTGAVVEGKDLRAGAALILAGLTAEGTTVIEGVHHVERGYEQIETKLKALGAEIEKVQVDS, encoded by the coding sequence ATGGAGAAATATATAATAAAGGGCGGCATTAAATTAAATGGGACTGTAAGGATAAACGGAGGGAAAAATGCCAGCCTTCCAATTTTAGCTGCTTCAATATTAAATCGAAGTTTAAGTATAATACATGATGTGCCCGTTTTAAAGGATATTTCGGTAATGATGGAAATATTACAAACATTAGGGGCAGATATAGTTCGAAAAGACAGGACAGTGTATATAAACACAGAAAAAATTAAGACCGTAGAAGTGCCGGAATCGTTGATGAGACAGATGAGGTCTTCTATATTTCTAATGGGTCCGCTTTTAAGCAGATACGGCAAGGTCAGGGTATCATATCCCGGAGGGTGTGAAATCGGACCGAGGCCGGTAGATTTACATTTAAAAGGGTTAGCCCTTCTGGGGGCAAATATTAAAGAGAGATACGGTTATATTGAAGCCGAAGCTGAACAGTTGAAAGGAACAGAAATACATCTGGATTTCCCGAGTGTTGGTGCCACTGAAAATTTGATGATGGCAGCAGTTTTGGCTAAAGGGAGTACGGTAATAAGGAACGCTGCAAAAGAACCGGAGATTGTGGATTTGCAAAATTTTTTAAATGGTATGGGTGCATGCATCAAAGGGGCTGGTACTGATACAATTAAAATAGAAGGGGTACAGGAGTTATCTTGTGTAGAACATACAGTTATACCGGATAGAATAGCTGCCGGTACTTTTTTGATTGCTGGTGCAATAACAGGCGGGAGGGTTATATTGAAGAATATTATCTCAGAGCATTTGGAATCAATTATTGCTAAGTTAAAAGAAGCAGGTTGTAAGATAACTTCAGGAGAGGATTCTGTAACCATCGAAGGGTCATTGCCGCCTAAACCAATAGATGTAATACGGACATTGCCATATCCCGGCTTTCCTACCGATTTACAGGCACCAATTATGGCACTTATGAGTATTGCAGACGGAACGACTGTTTTGACCGAAACAGTATTTGAAAATAGATTTAAGCACGTTGATGAGCTGAGAAGAATGGGAGCTAATATAAAAATCAACGGTCATACTGCAATTATTAAAGGTGTAGAAACTTTAACCGGTGCGGTTGTTGAAGGGAAAGATCTGAGAGCGGGAGCGGCTTTAATTTTGGCAGGTCTAACTGCTGAGGGTACAACTGTAATAGAAGGGGTGCACCATGTAGAAAGGGGTTATGAGCAAATTGAAACAAAACTGAAAGCCCTCGGAGCCGAGATAGAAAAGGTGCAAGTTGATTCCTGA
- the spoVE gene encoding stage V sporulation protein E: MLNSRKNPDFVLILMVLILLGIGIVMVFSSSAVWAFYRHKDSFYFLKRQTLWGLIGLSGMIFFMNYDYWHLKRYSKIIILSVIVLLILVLIPGIGVELNYARRWIGVGSFTVQPSEMAKLGMIIYVASSISNKRDKIESIFQGILPFLIVLGIVSALILKQPDLSTAVVICGTVFIMIFAAGARIFHLLGLIITGLPLIMYLIMSEEYRWKRLMSFLNPWSDSLDTGYHIIQSLYALGSGGVLGLGLGKSRQKFFYLPEPQTDFIFSILGEELGFIGGATVIILFMVLLWRGFRIAIKAPDYFGTMLAIGITASIGLQTFINLAVVTASMPVTGIPLPFISFGGSSLIPSMMGIGVLLNISRYIT, from the coding sequence ATGCTTAATAGCAGAAAAAACCCTGATTTTGTGCTGATTTTAATGGTCCTCATTCTTTTGGGGATAGGAATTGTCATGGTATTTAGTTCCAGTGCCGTATGGGCTTTTTATAGACATAAGGATAGTTTTTATTTTCTAAAGAGGCAGACCCTATGGGGTTTAATCGGTTTATCGGGTATGATTTTTTTTATGAATTATGATTACTGGCATCTTAAAAGATATTCGAAGATAATCATTCTCAGCGTTATTGTATTATTGATACTGGTGTTAATACCCGGGATAGGGGTCGAATTGAACTATGCCAGGAGATGGATAGGAGTAGGTTCCTTTACAGTCCAACCCTCTGAGATGGCCAAACTGGGTATGATAATATACGTAGCAAGCAGCATATCCAATAAGAGAGATAAAATTGAAAGCATATTTCAAGGGATATTACCCTTTTTAATTGTCCTTGGAATAGTAAGTGCTCTTATATTAAAACAACCGGATCTGAGTACTGCAGTAGTGATATGTGGTACAGTTTTTATAATGATTTTTGCTGCCGGAGCCAGAATATTCCATCTGTTAGGCTTAATAATAACAGGTTTGCCCCTGATAATGTATCTTATTATGAGTGAAGAATACAGATGGAAGAGGCTCATGTCTTTTTTAAATCCATGGTCTGATAGTTTGGATACCGGTTACCATATAATACAATCATTATATGCCCTGGGGTCGGGAGGGGTTTTAGGTTTAGGTTTAGGCAAAAGCCGTCAAAAATTTTTCTATCTACCCGAACCCCAAACTGACTTTATTTTTTCAATTTTAGGCGAGGAATTAGGGTTTATAGGTGGGGCTACCGTTATTATACTCTTTATGGTGCTTCTATGGAGAGGATTTAGAATAGCAATAAAAGCCCCCGATTATTTTGGAACCATGTTAGCAATTGGGATAACTGCCAGTATAGGTCTCCAGACCTTTATAAATCTTGCTGTTGTTACAGCTTCTATGCCTGTAACGGGAATACCCTTGCCTTTTATAAGCTTTGGAGGCTCCTCTTTAATACCTAGTATGATGGGAATTGGTGTTTTATTGAATATTTCTAGGTATATTACATAA
- the murG gene encoding undecaprenyldiphospho-muramoylpentapeptide beta-N-acetylglucosaminyltransferase has product MRVVLTGGGTGGHIYPGISIARYIIQKNPGTEILFIGTKKGLEIELVPKAGFKLKTIVVRGFPRGKFSMQLITAFKEVITAIWQARRILLEFSPTVVIGTGGYVCGPVVLCASLMGIPTIIHEQNVIPGITNRILSRFVKKIAVSFDESLKYFPDRRRVIVTGNPLRPEVFQTSRDEGFKVLGLDPEKKLILAFGGSRGARVINQAMIEVIKLNMQNPKIQIILITGNDQYKNVIEALTASGIDIKKCGNIIIKSYFYNMHYALAAADLIISRAGAMTVSEITALGKPAVLIPLKIAANNHQKHNALALKKYGAAEIICEDDLSGYILYNKITSLLGDEERLKRMAENSKKLGKRDSLEKIYAVIKSVTNCI; this is encoded by the coding sequence GTGAGGGTTGTTTTAACTGGAGGCGGGACAGGAGGACATATTTATCCGGGAATATCTATTGCGAGGTATATTATTCAGAAAAATCCCGGTACGGAGATTCTATTTATAGGTACAAAAAAGGGGCTTGAGATAGAGCTGGTACCTAAGGCAGGTTTTAAGCTGAAAACCATCGTAGTTAGAGGGTTTCCGAGGGGAAAATTTTCTATGCAGTTAATTACTGCTTTTAAGGAGGTGATTACTGCCATTTGGCAGGCTCGAAGGATTTTGTTAGAATTTTCCCCTACAGTTGTAATCGGCACAGGGGGTTATGTGTGCGGCCCGGTAGTTCTATGTGCTTCATTAATGGGCATACCAACTATTATACATGAGCAAAATGTAATCCCGGGGATAACGAACAGAATACTTTCCCGATTTGTAAAAAAAATTGCAGTAAGTTTTGATGAATCACTGAAGTATTTTCCTGATAGGAGAAGAGTTATTGTTACCGGGAATCCCCTCAGGCCTGAGGTCTTTCAAACTTCCAGAGATGAAGGTTTTAAGGTTTTAGGCCTTGACCCTGAAAAAAAATTGATATTAGCTTTTGGGGGGAGTAGGGGTGCCAGGGTTATAAACCAGGCAATGATTGAAGTTATAAAGTTAAATATGCAAAACCCTAAAATACAAATAATTTTAATAACCGGGAATGACCAGTATAAAAATGTTATTGAAGCCCTGACAGCCTCTGGAATAGATATAAAAAAATGTGGAAATATTATAATTAAATCTTATTTTTATAATATGCATTACGCCCTTGCTGCTGCTGACCTAATCATTTCAAGGGCAGGAGCTATGACTGTTTCAGAGATAACCGCACTGGGGAAACCCGCAGTATTAATTCCTTTAAAAATTGCAGCGAATAACCATCAGAAACATAATGCCCTTGCCCTGAAGAAATATGGAGCTGCTGAAATAATCTGCGAAGATGACCTCAGTGGGTATATATTATATAATAAAATAACTTCTTTGTTGGGTGATGAAGAAAGATTAAAAAGAATGGCTGAAAACAGTAAAAAATTAGGGAAAAGAGATTCCCTAGAAAAGATATATGCAGTTATTAAATCTGTAACAAACTGTATTTAA
- the ftsA gene encoding cell division protein FtsA: protein MQDLQKRNIVAGLDIGTSKICAIIGEVNRNNRLDIVGIGVSPSAGIKKGVIVDIDSTVDSITQAVKKAEQMANVNLGSVFINYTGGNINLLKNRGIVAVTGENKEITHQDIERVIQAARVVAVPSDKEIIDIMPIEFIVDGYNGIKDPMGMVGTRLEVDAYIIMGSTTSVQNLIKSVQRSGLMVEGIILGPLAASQIILSRDEKELGVALLDIGGGTSDISIFSGGNLIFTATLPIGGEHITNDIAIGLRIPISLAEGIKKSYGCALISHGDPGVEIEIKRIGDQQASKITQQDLAEIIEPRVQEIFVLIKRELSRTGNIKLLPAGAVITGGGVYSLKGAQELASQILDMPVRMGNPEYLGANEPMFSVAVGIIEFAFRNKGYRLHITDKKKNIQGIFLKMKDWIKDYF, encoded by the coding sequence GTGCAGGATTTGCAGAAACGGAATATAGTAGCTGGCTTAGATATAGGTACTTCAAAAATCTGTGCTATTATCGGTGAAGTAAACAGAAATAACAGGCTTGATATAGTGGGCATCGGTGTCAGCCCTTCTGCGGGAATAAAAAAAGGAGTTATAGTAGATATAGATAGTACTGTGGATTCGATAACACAGGCAGTAAAGAAGGCAGAACAGATGGCAAATGTGAATTTAGGTTCGGTTTTTATAAATTACACAGGGGGCAATATCAACCTTTTGAAAAATCGAGGGATTGTTGCAGTTACAGGGGAGAATAAAGAAATAACCCATCAGGATATAGAGAGGGTTATACAAGCTGCAAGGGTTGTTGCAGTTCCTTCCGATAAGGAAATTATAGATATTATGCCTATCGAGTTTATTGTCGATGGGTATAATGGTATAAAAGACCCTATGGGTATGGTAGGCACCAGGTTGGAAGTAGATGCTTATATTATCATGGGTTCTACTACCTCTGTGCAGAATCTGATAAAAAGTGTTCAACGATCGGGTCTTATGGTTGAAGGTATTATCCTCGGGCCATTAGCAGCATCACAAATCATTCTATCTAGAGATGAAAAAGAATTAGGTGTTGCTCTGCTTGATATCGGTGGAGGAACATCCGATATATCCATTTTTTCGGGAGGGAATCTTATATTTACTGCAACTCTTCCAATAGGAGGCGAACATATAACTAATGATATTGCCATTGGTTTGAGAATTCCAATATCTCTGGCCGAAGGGATAAAAAAATCATACGGTTGTGCTTTGATCTCTCATGGGGATCCCGGTGTTGAAATTGAAATTAAAAGGATCGGGGACCAGCAAGCAAGTAAAATTACTCAGCAGGATTTAGCGGAAATAATAGAACCCCGGGTTCAGGAAATATTTGTTCTAATTAAGAGAGAACTGTCAAGAACGGGCAATATCAAACTGCTGCCTGCAGGTGCTGTTATAACAGGAGGTGGGGTTTATTCATTAAAGGGGGCTCAGGAACTAGCAAGCCAAATTTTGGATATGCCCGTCAGGATGGGAAACCCTGAATATTTAGGTGCAAATGAGCCGATGTTTTCGGTAGCTGTAGGAATAATAGAATTTGCATTTAGAAATAAAGGTTATAGATTGCATATAACAGATAAAAAGAAGAACATACAGGGGATTTTTTTGAAAATGAAAGATTGGATAAAAGATTACTTTTAA
- the ftsZ gene encoding cell division protein FtsZ gives MLEFDIEMEQFAQIKVIGVGGGGSNAVNRMIEAGLKGVEFIAINTDAQALFLSKADNRIQIGDKLTKGLGAGANPEIGQKAAEESREQIQKILKGADMVFITAGMGGGTGTGAAPIVAEIAKEAGALTVGVVTKPFSFEGKRRMAHAETGIANLKTRVDTLITIPNDRLLQVVEKKTSILDAFKIADEVLKQGVQGISDLIAVPGLINLDFADVKTIMLEKGLAHMGIGRGNGENRAAEAAKQAISSPLLETSIQGAKGVLLNITGGSNLGLFEVNEAAELVADAADADANIIFGAVIDEKLKDEIRITVIATGFEQEAAKPSKKEEFEIKPFASDDLDIPAFLRRNRSK, from the coding sequence ATGCTTGAATTTGATATTGAAATGGAACAATTTGCACAGATAAAGGTTATAGGGGTAGGGGGAGGGGGAAGTAATGCGGTAAACAGGATGATAGAAGCTGGGTTAAAAGGAGTGGAATTTATTGCTATAAATACCGATGCTCAGGCTTTGTTTTTGTCAAAGGCCGATAATAGAATTCAGATTGGAGATAAACTTACTAAAGGATTGGGAGCCGGTGCCAACCCGGAAATTGGACAAAAAGCGGCTGAAGAAAGCAGAGAACAAATACAAAAAATTCTAAAAGGTGCCGATATGGTATTTATTACTGCCGGTATGGGTGGAGGTACAGGTACGGGAGCTGCTCCTATTGTTGCGGAAATAGCAAAAGAAGCTGGTGCACTGACTGTAGGAGTTGTAACAAAGCCTTTCAGCTTTGAAGGAAAAAGAAGAATGGCTCATGCGGAAACCGGTATAGCCAATTTAAAGACCCGTGTAGATACACTTATAACAATTCCCAATGATAGACTTTTACAGGTAGTTGAGAAAAAAACTTCTATTTTAGATGCTTTCAAGATAGCCGATGAAGTATTGAAACAGGGGGTTCAGGGTATTTCTGATTTGATTGCGGTTCCGGGATTAATAAACTTGGATTTTGCTGATGTTAAAACGATTATGCTTGAGAAAGGGTTAGCCCACATGGGTATTGGTAGAGGAAACGGTGAAAACAGGGCAGCTGAAGCAGCAAAACAAGCTATATCCAGCCCGCTTCTCGAGACTTCCATTCAAGGGGCAAAAGGAGTTTTGCTAAATATAACAGGGGGTTCAAATTTAGGCCTTTTTGAGGTAAATGAAGCTGCTGAATTAGTGGCAGATGCCGCTGATGCCGATGCTAATATTATTTTCGGAGCGGTTATTGATGAAAAGCTTAAGGATGAAATAAGAATAACGGTTATAGCTACCGGTTTTGAGCAGGAAGCAGCAAAACCTTCGAAGAAAGAAGAATTTGAAATAAAACCGTTCGCCAGTGATGACCTGGATATACCTGCTTTTCTCAGGAGAAACCGCTCAAAATAA
- a CDS encoding DUF881 domain-containing protein encodes MNNRGNLIILILCFLLGIMLVSQFKSIDSGVGIISIQRAQELTNELKNIKEERKALYEELNLLRQKMREYEEAAAQTDELAEALKKELERMRILAGITDVEGPGIIVLLDDSKIPHQVGENPNLFLIHDDDILKVVNELFAAGAEAVSINEQRLISTSEIRCVGPTISINNIKFSPPYVIKAIGNPKTLEASLKLRGGVIETLHAWGIEATIKIQENVLVPGYKGPIKFEYAQPAKVGGK; translated from the coding sequence ATGAACAATAGAGGAAACTTAATAATCTTAATATTGTGTTTTTTATTGGGAATAATGCTAGTTTCACAATTTAAAAGCATTGACAGCGGTGTTGGAATTATTTCAATCCAGAGGGCTCAGGAATTAACGAATGAATTGAAAAATATAAAGGAAGAACGTAAGGCCTTATATGAAGAGTTAAATCTGTTAAGGCAAAAAATGCGTGAATATGAGGAAGCTGCTGCCCAAACCGATGAACTTGCTGAGGCGTTAAAAAAAGAACTCGAAAGAATGAGAATACTTGCGGGTATCACTGATGTAGAAGGACCGGGAATAATTGTTTTACTGGATGACAGCAAGATTCCCCATCAAGTAGGAGAAAATCCTAATCTATTTTTGATTCACGATGATGATATATTAAAGGTGGTAAATGAACTGTTTGCGGCAGGAGCCGAAGCTGTTTCAATTAATGAACAAAGGCTTATATCAACTTCAGAGATAAGATGTGTTGGGCCCACTATTAGTATAAATAATATAAAATTTTCTCCTCCGTATGTAATAAAAGCAATAGGTAATCCAAAAACCCTTGAAGCATCATTAAAACTGAGGGGCGGGGTTATAGAGACATTACATGCATGGGGGATAGAAGCCACAATTAAAATACAGGAGAATGTATTAGTACCGGGTTATAAGGGACCTATAAAATTCGAATATGCACAACCGGCAAAGGTGGGAGGTAAATGA
- the spoIIGA gene encoding sigma-E processing peptidase SpoIIGA, with protein sequence MVIYWDIVFLINLVMNFIILWLTSIITKSKVSLIRIGLGSLAGSIYLVALFFPVMHFLNTLSMKFILSLLIIILTFFPARIKDFLKLLGYFYIVSFMIGGAAFGIFYFSDIGVFFYNGIILFKNNSIQWWILILSVIIVCILMKFLRDYIQKNFFKEKTFVPVTIFLNKRLLEVKALIDTGNNLYDPFSNAPVIIVEYEAIKNLLSDELQDIFNKGQDKDLYLITEKLSKSQWSTRFRLIPFTSIGKTNGMLIGLRPDKIRVKTDDQEVEIENTIIGIYHDTLSPDGNYKALLHPDVLNC encoded by the coding sequence ATGGTAATATACTGGGATATAGTTTTTTTAATAAATCTCGTAATGAATTTCATTATTTTATGGTTAACATCGATAATAACTAAATCAAAGGTCTCCCTCATTCGCATAGGATTGGGTTCTTTAGCGGGCAGTATTTATTTAGTAGCTCTATTTTTCCCGGTCATGCACTTTCTTAATACTCTCTCTATGAAATTTATACTTTCCCTACTCATCATCATTTTGACTTTTTTCCCTGCTAGAATAAAGGATTTTTTAAAGCTTCTGGGCTACTTTTACATTGTATCCTTTATGATAGGTGGAGCAGCATTTGGGATTTTTTATTTTTCGGATATTGGGGTTTTCTTCTATAATGGAATAATCCTTTTCAAGAATAATTCTATTCAGTGGTGGATTCTTATACTGTCTGTAATAATTGTATGCATTTTGATGAAATTCTTGCGGGACTATATTCAAAAAAATTTTTTTAAAGAAAAAACTTTTGTTCCTGTTACCATATTTTTAAATAAAAGGCTCTTAGAGGTTAAAGCATTGATTGATACAGGAAATAACCTTTATGACCCTTTTTCAAACGCACCGGTAATAATAGTGGAATATGAAGCCATAAAGAACCTGCTATCAGATGAATTACAGGATATCTTTAATAAAGGTCAGGATAAAGATTTATATCTGATTACCGAAAAACTATCCAAATCCCAATGGTCAACAAGGTTCAGATTGATTCCATTTACATCCATAGGTAAGACTAACGGAATGTTAATTGGTCTTAGACCTGATAAAATCAGGGTGAAAACTGATGATCAGGAAGTTGAGATTGAAAATACAATAATAGGTATATACCATGATACTCTATCACCTGATGGCAATTATAAAGCATTATTACATCCCGATGTATTAAATTGTTAA
- a CDS encoding small basic family protein — MIYALSGLLLGIIAGFLTPIKIPSVYSGYVSIALLAAFDSVFGGIRAILEEKFDNIVFITGFFSNTLIAGLLAYLGDRLGVPLYLAAVFAFGARLFQNLAIIRRQLIAKHIKGK, encoded by the coding sequence ATGATTTATGCTCTTTCAGGTTTATTATTGGGTATTATTGCAGGTTTTCTTACACCGATAAAGATACCATCGGTATATTCCGGGTATGTTTCTATAGCATTACTGGCTGCTTTTGATTCTGTTTTTGGCGGAATAAGAGCAATACTGGAAGAAAAATTCGATAATATTGTATTCATTACGGGTTTTTTTTCAAATACGCTCATAGCAGGTTTATTAGCATATTTAGGTGACAGATTAGGGGTTCCTCTTTATCTTGCAGCTGTTTTTGCCTTTGGAGCAAGATTGTTTCAAAATTTGGCTATTATAAGACGGCAGTTGATTGCTAAGCACATTAAAGGGAAATAA